In the genome of Acidobacteriota bacterium, the window CAGGCCGAGCATCCGCCCGTGGCGGATGGCCCGGCGCAGGATCTTGCGCAGCACGTAGCCCAGGCCCTCGTTCGAGGGCAGGACGCCGTCGGCCACGAGGAAGGCGCCGGCCCGGCTGTGGTCGGCGATGATCCGGAGCGACAGGTCGCCGCGGGAGTCCCCGCCGTACCGCACCCCGGCGATTCCTTCGGTCTCGTGGATCAGCGGCATGAACAGGTCGGTGTCGTAGTTGGACAGCTTCCCCTGGAGCACCGACGTGAGCCGCTCCAGCCCCATGCCGGTGTCGATGGACGGCGCCGGCAGCGGATGGAGCGTCCCGGCCGCGTCACGCTCGTACTGCATGAAGACCAGGTTCCAGATCTCCAGGTAACGGCCGCATTCGCAGGTTGGCCCGCAGTCGGTGTGGCCGGCCGGGCTGGCGCCCAGGTCGTAGAGGATTTCCGAACAGGGCCCGCACGGCCCGGTGTCGCCCATCGCCCAGAAGTTGTCCTTCTCGCCGAAGCGGAGGATCCGCTCGGCCGGCAGGCCGGTGATGCGGCGCCACAGGCCGTCGGCCTCGTCGTCCGCCTCGAAGATGGTGGGGTAGAGCCGGGCGGGATCGAGTCCGTAGATCTTTGTGACCAGCTCCCAGGCGAACTCGATGGCCTCCGCCTTGAAGTAGTCGCCGAACGAGAAGTTGCCCAGCATCTCGAAAAACGTGTGGTGCCGGGCGGTCCGGCCCACGTTTTCCAAGTCGTTGTGCTTGCCGCCGGCGCGCATGCACTTCTGGCAGGAGGCGGCCCGGGTGTAGTCGCGGCGCTCCTTGCCCAGAAAGGTGTTCTTAAACTGGTTCATCCCGGCGTTGGTGAAGAGCAGCGTCGGGTCGCCCTCCGGCACCAGCGCGGAGCTGCGCACCAGGCGGTGGCCGCGGGATTCGAAGTATTTCAGAAAGCTCTGGCGGATCTCGTTACCGGTCATCGGTGTCGTCCTCTGCGGGCAGTTCGATTTCGGCCAGCCGCTCCCGGATCCGGTCGAAGCCGAACCCGCGGCGGGCCAGATAGGTCTCCAGGCGTTTCAGGTCTGCGACGCGGCGGGGCATTCCGGCGAGCCGCTGCCATTTGGCCACGGCTTGTTCCAGCACCTCCGCCTCGGGGTGTTCCGCCAGCGTCGCGGCCAGGACACGCTCGGCCGTCGCCGCGTCCACCCCGCGCGCCACCAGCTCGTGCAGGATGCGGTGAGGGCCCCAGTGCCGTTCGACGGCCCAGGCGCGGGCGCACAAGCCAGCCCAGTGAAAGTCATTAAGATAGTTTAAGGCCTTGAGTTTGTCTATGACTTTTTCGACGGCCGCGGCGTCGGCCGACCGCCGCAGGAGGCGCTCGCGCAGGGCCTTTTCCGGATACCCTCGGCGGGCCAGCAGGCGCACCGCGTACTGTAACAGGCGGGTGTCGTCCGGAGGCATCAGAGGTTCTGCATGCGCTCCATTTCCTTCTCCATCTCCTCCTGGGCGCTGTCGGCGGTGGAGTAGATGCCCTGGACCCGGAGCTTGAACTCGTCCGGGTTGGAGGCGTACCCCAGGGCGTCTTCGTAGGAGATGAACCCCCGCTTGTAGAAGCCGAAAATGGACTGGTCAAACGTCTGCATGCCGTACTGGCTGGTGCCGCTGGCGATGGCGGTCTTGATGAACTTGGTCTTGGTCGGGTCGTTGATGCAGTTGCGCACGAATTCGGTCACGATGAGCACCTCGATGGCCGGCACGCGGCCCTTGCCGTCGGAACGCCGCAGCAGGCGCATGGAGACGACCGCCCGGAGCAGCGACGCCAGCTGGATGCGGATGTTGTTCTGGTGGTGGGGCGGGAACACGGCGATGATGCGGTTGATGGTCTCGGTGGCGTCCAGGGTGTGCAGGGTCGAGAAGACCACATGGCCGGTCTCGGCAGCGAGCAGCGCCGTCTCGATGGTTTCGCGGTCACGCATTTCGCCGACCAGGATCACGTCCGGGTCCTGGCGCAGCGAACTGCGCAGCGCATCGGCGAAGCTTTTGGTGTCGACGTTGACCTCGCGCTGGGAGATGATGCACTTCTTGTCGCGGTGGAGGAACTCGATGGGGTCCTCGATGGTGACAATGTGGTTGGTCTCGTTCTCGTTGACGTAGTCGATCATCGTGGCCAGCGACGTGGACTTGCCGCTACCGGTGGTCCCGGTGACCAGAATCAGACCGCGGGGGATCAGGGCGATCTTCTTGAGCACCTCGGGCAGGTTCAACTCGTCGAATGTCTTGATGTTGGCGGGGATGACACGAAAAACCAGCGAGACCGTGCCCCGCTGCTGGAAGACGTTCACGCGGAACCGGCCCAGGGCCTTGACGCCGTAGGCCAGGTCGAGCTCGGAATTTTCCTTGAAATACAGCTTCTGGCGGTTATTCATGATGCCGAAGGCCATGAGGAGCGTGTCTTCTTTCGTCAGCTTCTTGAAGTCGATGAGCGGCACCAGTTCGCCATTGACGCGGACGTGCGGGAATGAGCCCGCCTT includes:
- a CDS encoding type IV pilus twitching motility protein PilT, which gives rise to MKVDDLLKIAVAKGASDLHLKAGSFPHVRVNGELVPLIDFKKLTKEDTLLMAFGIMNNRQKLYFKENSELDLAYGVKALGRFRVNVFQQRGTVSLVFRVIPANIKTFDELNLPEVLKKIALIPRGLILVTGTTGSGKSTSLATMIDYVNENETNHIVTIEDPIEFLHRDKKCIISQREVNVDTKSFADALRSSLRQDPDVILVGEMRDRETIETALLAAETGHVVFSTLHTLDATETINRIIAVFPPHHQNNIRIQLASLLRAVVSMRLLRRSDGKGRVPAIEVLIVTEFVRNCINDPTKTKFIKTAIASGTSQYGMQTFDQSIFGFYKRGFISYEDALGYASNPDEFKLRVQGIYSTADSAQEEMEKEMERMQNL